A stretch of Saccharothrix texasensis DNA encodes these proteins:
- the carB gene encoding carbamoyl-phosphate synthase large subunit, whose protein sequence is MPRRSEVTSVLVLGSGPVDPGAETDRAGARACRVLKAEGLRVILVDSDPAAITTGAGFADATYVEPVTLDVVEHIIAAERPDALLTTVGGRTALDTAVALHESGVLARHGVELIGADLDAIRVGGNREDFERIVRGAGGAVARAVACDTLEQCHAAAAELGYPVFVRTSSTTGRSGFAGDERQLSAVLGTGPGAHRVLIEESALGRREFALELLRDRDDDVIVVCSMENVDPVGAHPGDSIAVAPAMTPTGREGRRMREVATAVVRAIGVAGRCTVRFTVDPRTGHAIVAGATLHASRAGAFAATATGLPITEIATRLALGHTLDELPDAVTGETAFGPGAEHVAVRASRFAFDGFPTADAGPTARTEPVGEAVAIGRSFPEALNKALRALGEDGGSFSWAGPPGDPDASVAASWRPTGARVDAVHRAIRAGAAVADLAAATGIHPWFLDQVRRIEEVARAVAGRDGATRPTLQLAKRHGLSDARIGELRGLGEDEVRALRRSLGIRPGYRAVDRRAAESTARYSSYGGEPGAPRSAAPKVVILGSGPTRFGQGAEFDHTCAHASAALAAAGYETVVVDGDPRAATVDPGTGHRHYLEPLTVEDVLEVVAAEQATGEVVDVLVQLGGQTPLALAARLAAAGVPVVGVSPAAIDLAGDLGALSTEVGLPTPAGGTATSFAQAKAVADELGYPVLVRPSHVPGGRGAEIAHDERALAASFERAAAGSGRPVRVDRFLAGAIEVDVDALYDGRELYLGGVMEHVEEVGGHSGGSACTLPPVTLGHADVVRIRESTRALAHRIGVRGPLNVRYALAAGVLHVVEVYPGAGRTVPFAAAATGVPLAAAAARVALGSGIAELRAEGLLPAAGDAGTPPPDAAIAVRQAVSRWSRSRTPDGDRADAHHRAGAVMGIGATFGVAYAKAQAAARTPLPVVGRVFVSVANRDKRAVIFPVKALVDAGFEVLATAATAQVLHRGGVAVTVVRAPGDGPDGEPSIVDRVLAGEVDLVVSTSSGRHDGSEVRAAATRRGVPCVTTVQGLAATVQGIEAVSRGHAVVTPLREHLGGPSGGVTVPSRLPSSAEAGRHLVGVAVDRPR, encoded by the coding sequence GTGCCGCGGCGCAGTGAGGTCACCTCCGTGCTGGTCCTCGGGTCCGGGCCGGTGGACCCGGGAGCCGAGACCGACCGCGCCGGCGCCCGGGCGTGCCGCGTGCTCAAGGCGGAGGGCCTGCGGGTCATCCTGGTCGACAGCGACCCGGCGGCCATCACGACCGGGGCGGGGTTCGCCGACGCCACCTACGTGGAGCCGGTCACCCTCGACGTGGTCGAGCACATTATCGCCGCGGAACGCCCGGACGCCCTGCTGACCACCGTCGGCGGCCGGACCGCGCTCGACACGGCCGTCGCCCTGCACGAGTCCGGCGTGCTCGCCCGGCACGGCGTCGAGCTGATCGGCGCCGACCTCGACGCGATCCGGGTGGGCGGGAACCGCGAGGACTTCGAGCGGATCGTCAGGGGCGCGGGCGGCGCCGTCGCCCGCGCCGTCGCCTGCGACACGCTGGAGCAGTGCCACGCCGCCGCGGCGGAACTCGGCTACCCGGTCTTCGTGCGGACCTCGTCGACGACGGGCCGTTCCGGCTTCGCCGGCGACGAGCGGCAGCTGTCGGCCGTGCTCGGCACCGGGCCAGGCGCACACCGGGTGCTGATCGAGGAGTCGGCCCTCGGCCGGCGGGAGTTCGCGCTCGAACTCCTGCGCGACCGCGACGACGACGTGATCGTCGTCTGCTCGATGGAGAACGTCGACCCGGTGGGCGCGCACCCCGGCGACTCCATCGCCGTGGCGCCGGCCATGACACCGACCGGCCGGGAGGGCCGGCGGATGCGCGAGGTCGCGACCGCGGTGGTCCGCGCGATCGGCGTGGCCGGCCGGTGCACCGTCCGGTTCACCGTCGACCCGCGCACCGGACACGCGATCGTGGCCGGGGCGACCTTGCACGCGTCCCGCGCCGGCGCGTTCGCCGCCACGGCGACCGGTCTCCCGATCACCGAGATCGCCACCAGGCTCGCGCTCGGCCACACGCTCGACGAGCTGCCCGACGCCGTCACCGGGGAGACCGCCTTCGGGCCGGGCGCGGAGCACGTCGCGGTGAGGGCGTCGCGGTTCGCGTTCGACGGGTTCCCGACCGCCGACGCGGGCCCCACCGCCCGCACGGAGCCGGTCGGGGAGGCGGTGGCGATCGGCCGGTCCTTCCCGGAAGCGCTCAACAAGGCGCTGCGTGCGCTGGGCGAGGACGGCGGTTCCTTCAGCTGGGCCGGGCCGCCCGGTGACCCGGACGCCTCGGTCGCGGCGAGCTGGCGGCCCACCGGCGCCCGTGTCGACGCCGTGCACCGGGCCATCCGCGCCGGCGCCGCGGTCGCGGACCTGGCCGCGGCGACCGGCATCCATCCGTGGTTCCTGGATCAGGTCCGGCGGATCGAGGAGGTCGCGCGGGCGGTCGCCGGGCGGGACGGCGCGACCCGGCCGACGTTGCAGCTCGCGAAGCGGCACGGCCTGTCCGACGCGCGGATCGGCGAGCTGCGCGGCCTGGGCGAGGACGAGGTCCGCGCACTGCGCCGGTCGTTGGGCATCAGGCCCGGGTACCGGGCGGTCGACCGGCGCGCGGCGGAGTCCACCGCCCGGTACTCGTCCTACGGCGGGGAACCGGGCGCGCCGCGATCCGCCGCACCGAAAGTGGTGATCCTCGGCAGCGGGCCGACGCGGTTCGGCCAGGGCGCCGAGTTCGACCACACGTGCGCGCACGCGAGCGCCGCGCTCGCGGCGGCCGGCTACGAGACCGTGGTGGTCGACGGCGACCCGCGAGCGGCGACCGTCGACCCGGGCACCGGCCACCGCCACTACCTCGAACCGCTCACCGTCGAGGACGTGCTGGAGGTGGTGGCCGCCGAACAGGCCACCGGCGAGGTCGTCGACGTGCTGGTGCAGCTGGGCGGGCAGACCCCGTTGGCCCTGGCCGCACGCCTGGCAGCCGCCGGCGTGCCGGTCGTCGGCGTCAGCCCGGCGGCCATCGACCTGGCCGGGGACCTCGGCGCGCTGTCGACCGAGGTCGGGCTCCCCACCCCGGCGGGCGGCACGGCGACGTCGTTCGCCCAGGCCAAGGCCGTCGCCGACGAGCTCGGCTACCCGGTGCTGGTGCGACCGTCGCACGTGCCCGGCGGACGTGGCGCGGAGATCGCCCACGACGAGCGCGCGCTCGCCGCCTCCTTCGAACGAGCCGCCGCCGGCTCCGGGCGCCCGGTGCGGGTCGACCGGTTCCTGGCCGGCGCGATCGAGGTCGACGTCGACGCCCTCTACGACGGACGAGAGCTGTACCTCGGCGGCGTCATGGAGCACGTCGAGGAGGTCGGCGGCCACTCCGGCGGCTCGGCGTGCACGCTGCCGCCCGTCACCCTGGGCCACGCCGACGTCGTCCGCATCCGTGAGTCCACCCGGGCCCTCGCCCATCGCATCGGGGTGCGCGGGCCGCTGAACGTCCGGTACGCGCTCGCCGCAGGCGTCCTGCACGTGGTGGAGGTGTACCCGGGAGCCGGTCGCACCGTCCCGTTCGCGGCCGCGGCCACCGGCGTGCCGCTGGCCGCGGCCGCCGCCCGGGTGGCGCTCGGGTCCGGCATCGCGGAACTGCGCGCCGAAGGTCTGCTGCCCGCCGCCGGGGACGCCGGCACCCCGCCCCCGGACGCCGCGATCGCGGTCAGGCAGGCGGTGTCGCGGTGGAGCCGGTCCCGCACCCCCGACGGGGACAGGGCCGATGCCCATCACCGCGCCGGCGCGGTGATGGGCATCGGGGCGACCTTCGGTGTCGCCTACGCCAAGGCACAGGCCGCCGCCCGGACCCCGCTGCCCGTCGTCGGGCGGGTGTTCGTGTCGGTGGCGAACCGCGACAAGCGGGCCGTGATCTTCCCGGTGAAGGCGTTGGTCGACGCCGGTTTCGAGGTCTTGGCCACCGCCGCTACCGCGCAGGTGCTGCACCGCGGCGGTGTGGCCGTCACGGTCGTCCGCGCGCCCGGCGACGGACCCGACGGCGAGCCGTCCATCGTGGACCGCGTCCTGGCCGGCGAGGTCGACCTCGTCGTCAGCACCTCGTCCGGGCGACACGACGGCTCCGAGGTCCGCGCCGCCGCGACGAGGCGCGGCGTCCCGTGCGTCACCACCGTCCAGGGCCTG